The following DNA comes from Candidatus Eremiobacteraceae bacterium.
TCGCGCTCTTCGTGCATCACGGGCTCAAGCTCGGCCTGTCGTTCACCGGCGGCACGACGATCGACGTCAAGTTCCGCGCGCCGGTCACGGAAACGAACATCCGTCAGGCGCTGGGCGCGATCGATCTGAGCGGTGTGAACTCGTCAGACAAGGCGCAGTACGCAGGATTCGTCGAGAACTCCGAGGGCATCCAACTCGCGAGCAAGCCTGAGGACAAGCTCCAAAACGATCGGGCCGTCATCTCGCTCCAAGGCACCGTGCCCGATCCCGGCCCAGTCTTCAACGCCTTGGACAAAGCTGGATTGCAGGTCGACCGCGCTCAGAGCCAGGTGACGGCCGTGGGGCCGAGCCTGTCGCAAGAATATCTCAAGAAGTCGCTGTGGGCGCTTGTCATCGCGCTCGTCCTGCAGCTGCTCTATATAGCCTTCCGATTCGGCAACCAGCTGCGCTACGGCGTCATCGCCGACCTCGCGCTCATCCATGACGTCCTCGTCATGGTCGGCATCTATGCGATCGCGAACCGGCCGGCGGACGACGCGTTTCTCGCGGCGTTGCTCACCGTCATCGGCTACTCGGTAATGGACTCGATCGTCATCTTCGATCGGATCCGTGAGAACACGAAGCTCATGACCGACGTGCCGTACGACAAGATGGTGAACACGTCGCTGCTTCAGACGATGACGCGCTCGGTCAACACGCTCGCGACCGTCCTCATCACGCTCTTCGCGCTCTACTTCTTCGGCGGCGACACGCTGAAGAATTTCGCCTTCGCGCTCATCGTCGGCGTGACGAGCGGTGCGTACTCGTCGATCTTCATCGCGAGCCCGTTGCTCGTGCTGTGGAAGAACGCGAACGATCGCTCGCGCAGCGCGCGGCGCGCGGCGATCGCGAGTTCACCGCAGCCGGCGAAGCCGAGCGGCACGCCATCGGCGGCGGCTACACCCACGCGCCGCGTTCCCCCGAAGGTGAAGCGGCAGTCAGCGCCGCCGCCGCGCTATCGCCGCAAACGGGATGAAGCGGGCGTCGAGACGCCGACCGACGGTACGAGCGTCGGCGTGCTGACGGATCCGGACGATGCAGCAGACGCCTCCGTCGACGACGGACCGCCCACCCAGAGCTAGCGGCCGCATCGCGGCGCTCCGCGATACCGCGAGGACGCGCGTCCTCGCGCTGCGTGCGCCGCTTCTCTCGAACGCACTGCTCGTCATCGCGAAGCTCGTCGTCTGGGCCGTCTCGGGCTCGGTCAGCGTACTCTCGGAAGCGGCGCACTCACTCGCCGATCTGCTCGTGACGACGATGCAGGTCGTGACCGTTCGTCTCGCGTCGCGACCTGCGGACGAGAACCACGCGTATGGTCACGGCAAATTCGAGAACTTGAGCGCGGCTATCGAAGCGCTCCTCATCCTCGCGACCGGCGCATTCGTCGTCGCGCAGGCGATCCCGCACCTCATCCATCCGGCCGAGAATTTCCCGCGCCTCGACATCGGCATCGCGCTCATGTTCGGTTCGGCGGTCGTGAACATCGTCGTGTCGTCGCGGTTGCAGTCGGTCGCGAAGCACGAGCAGTCGCCGGCGCTCTTGGCGGAGGCCGCCCAGCTGCGGGCCGACGTCATCACGGCGGCCGGTGTCGGCGTCGGTCTCCTCGCCATCCGTCTCACCGGCGCGACGATCATCGACCCGATCGTCTCGCTGCTCGTCGCCGGGCTCATCGCGAAAGCGGCGTTCGACGTGAGCGCGCGCGCCTTCGTCGACCTCACCGACGGCCGGCTTCCGCCGCAGGACGAAGCGCTTATCCGCGAGATCATCGACGAGCATCGCAGCATGTTCGTCGGCTATCACAAGCTGCGGACGCGTCGCTCCGGCGGCGGCGAGTTCATCGACTTCCACCTGCAGATGCGCGGCGACATGCCGCTGCGAGATGCGCACAACGAGTCGGACAAGATCGTCGTCGCGATCAAGCAAGCGCTGCCGCGAGCACACGTGCTCATCCACCTGGAACCCGAAGAAGGCTGACCTTTGCGAACGCGACCATACCCAAAGATAAGGGAGCGGTCGAGATTTATCTCGACCGCCGCGGTCGAAACAATTCAGCGAAGACCCAAGTAGCAGCTCCCATGACGTTGGCTAGAGGCCTATCAGCTGCCGTGTCGGGATTGGCGCTCTCGTATTTCTTGCTCGGCTGCGGTTCTACAGACGCGGGGAATCCTCCAGATTCAGCCGGCGTACTGGCGAACGTCCCGGTGAAGTCGGATGGACCCGTCTCTCTCGAGGTGTCGAGCGGTAACGCTAATGTAGACATCAAGGTTATCGGATGGGACGGTGGATACGTCAAAGTGAGTCAAACGCGGTCCGACCACACGTCAACCAAAGTGGAAGTGCTCAAGTCTTCGACCGAAGGCGGGGCGACGTTGCGGATCACCGTAACCCCGACCTCAACGCTGGTCTCGGATCTGATGCGTCTTCGGCAGCCGTACGAGTCCATCAGCGTTCGCATCCCTCGTCAGGCCCGTTTCTCCCTTACGACGTCGAACGGTGCCGTCGAGATCGATAAGGTCATCGGGCCGATCAATGTCAAGACCGATAACGGCCCCGTGACCGTTGATGATACGGGAAGCGTCGTCGACGTGGATACCCAGAACGGCCCGATCATGATCGGTGTGGCGGACGCGAGCAGGGTTCCAGACATCCGCGTCTCGCTACTAGACGGCCCGATCGAGCTGCGCGTACCCAAGAACTTCAAGAGCGACATCCAAACTCACGTGACCTTCGGTCCCGTGAACGTCGACTCGTCGATCCAGTCGGGCCCCGGAACCGTGAACCTGCGGACTGTCGCCGGCCCGATCGACGTCATCCACAACTGAAAGTCCGCGGCGGTCGAGCTGAAGCTCGACCGCTACACGTTCGTTTCGGTTAGCCAGTCGGGTCTAGGCGATGGCGGCGACGCGCTCGAGGAACCGGTCGATGCGCGCTTTTTCGAAGCGCACGCCGATCGGCGGATGCGTCTCCGGCGCATGGAAGTCAGAGCCGCCCGTCGCGACGATCCCACGTTCGTCCGCGAACGCGTAGAGGCGTTGCTCATCGTCCGGCGTCGCCGTCGGGTGGACGACCTCGACGCCGTCTGCGCCGAGCTTGTAGATCTCTTCGAGGTGATGCGGCTCGCGTAAGCGATTCGGATGCGCGATGACGCAGATGCCGCCAGAACGGTGGATGAGGTCGATGATGTCGCCGGACGTCAGGCGCTTCAGTTTGACGAAGCCCTTCTCGCCGTCTGCGAGATACTTGTCGAAGGCCTCCTGGATATTGGAGACGATGCCCTTGGCGAGGAGCGCGCGCGCGAGATGCGGTCGGCCGACGCTCGACCCGCCCTTGACCTGCGCCTTGACGTCGTCG
Coding sequences within:
- the secF gene encoding protein translocase subunit SecF, which encodes MFFRKLNWDIVGQRNIWFAISGAIIVAGIIALFVHHGLKLGLSFTGGTTIDVKFRAPVTETNIRQALGAIDLSGVNSSDKAQYAGFVENSEGIQLASKPEDKLQNDRAVISLQGTVPDPGPVFNALDKAGLQVDRAQSQVTAVGPSLSQEYLKKSLWALVIALVLQLLYIAFRFGNQLRYGVIADLALIHDVLVMVGIYAIANRPADDAFLAALLTVIGYSVMDSIVIFDRIRENTKLMTDVPYDKMVNTSLLQTMTRSVNTLATVLITLFALYFFGGDTLKNFAFALIVGVTSGAYSSIFIASPLLVLWKNANDRSRSARRAAIASSPQPAKPSGTPSAAATPTRRVPPKVKRQSAPPPRYRRKRDEAGVETPTDGTSVGVLTDPDDAADASVDDGPPTQS
- a CDS encoding cation diffusion facilitator family transporter, whose protein sequence is MQQTPPSTTDRPPRASGRIAALRDTARTRVLALRAPLLSNALLVIAKLVVWAVSGSVSVLSEAAHSLADLLVTTMQVVTVRLASRPADENHAYGHGKFENLSAAIEALLILATGAFVVAQAIPHLIHPAENFPRLDIGIALMFGSAVVNIVVSSRLQSVAKHEQSPALLAEAAQLRADVITAAGVGVGLLAIRLTGATIIDPIVSLLVAGLIAKAAFDVSARAFVDLTDGRLPPQDEALIREIIDEHRSMFVGYHKLRTRRSGGGEFIDFHLQMRGDMPLRDAHNESDKIVVAIKQALPRAHVLIHLEPEEG
- a CDS encoding PHP domain-containing protein, with the protein product MSEMLVDLQMHTTCSDGAWPKERVFDEIRAKHLELFCITDHDTIAAYPVPDDLASRCVPGLEVDTEHAGHTVHLLAYGVTSDDTPLLTALRKQREEREVRMRAIIERMNGLGVAVSYDDVKAQVKGGSSVGRPHLARALLAKGIVSNIQEAFDKYLADGEKGFVKLKRLTSGDIIDLIHRSGGICVIAHPNRLREPHHLEEIYKLGADGVEVVHPTATPDDEQRLYAFADERGIVATGGSDFHAPETHPPIGVRFEKARIDRFLERVAAIA